Within the Echinicola sp. 20G genome, the region GCCAACAACTGTCCTTATAAAGTAAGAAGATTTAACTGGTTCAAATACCATGACAATAAAGATTTCGCTAAAGTCAATGTGGCTCAAAACGATGATCTTGGTAAAATGGTACTTAATCCTGATGTGACCGTAAGGGCCAGAGGGGTTATGGAGAAATGTAGTTTGTGTGTTCAACGTATCCAAGCTGGTAAGTTGGCTGCTAAGCGTGAGAATAGAAAAATCAAGGATGGAGAAGTAAATGTGGCCTGTGCTGTAGCTTGTTCCACTGATGCATTGGTATTCGGTGATATGAATGATCCAAATAGCCAAGTTTCACAATTGTTGAAGATCAAGGAGAATACAACTTCAGCAGTGAAAGAGGTGAATGAGGAAAGAGCTTACCACGTATTGGAGGAAATCAACGTGAGCCCAAATGTGTGGTACTTCACCAAGATTAGAAATAAGGACAAAAAAGAAGCGTAAATAATAATTTTATAAGATATGCAGGTTACTTCATCCGTACGCGAGCCGTTAGTTACGGGCGGTAAAACTTACAAAGACGTTACCCATGACGTTGCCAGACAGGTAGAAGGCAAGCCAACAATTGGCTGGCTTTTGGGTTTGGCCGTATCAATAGGCGTTTTGTTATTGGGATTCATTGCGGTGGCTGCCACTGTTTGGGAAGGTATCGGTATGTGGGGATTGAACAAAACTGTCGGTTGGGCATGGGATATCACCAACTTCGTATGGTGGGTAGGTATCGGTCACGCGGGTACTTTGATTTCCGCGGTACTTTTACTTTTCAGACAAAAATGGAGAACATCTATTAACCGTGCAGCAGAGGCGATGACGATCTTCGCCGTAATCTGTGCAGCGATGTTCCCAGTACTACACATGGGTAGACCTTGGCTAGGAGCTTACTGGGCATTGCCTCTTCCTAACGTCTTTGGTTCTCTTTGGGTTAACTTTAACTCTCCATTGCTTTGGGACGTATTTGCGATCTCTACTTATTTCTCGGTTTCATTGGTATTCTGGTACATTGGTTTGATTCCGGATTTTGCTACCATCAGAGATAGAGCAACTGGAATTAGAAAGACCATATATGGAGCATTGAGTTTTGGTTGGGATGGTGCTGCAAAAACTTGGATGAGATATGAATCAGTATCCTTGATCTTGGCAGGTTTGGCTACGCCTCTTGTACTTTCTGTACACACTATTGTATCCTTTGACTTTGCGACTTCAGTTATCCCAGGATGGCATACCACGATCTTCCCTCCTTACTTTGTGGCGGGTGCGATCTTCTCTGGTTTTGCCATGGTATTGACCTTGATGATCATCACAAGGAAAGTGTTTAAACTGGAAGATTATATTACAATGGTACACATTGAGTTGATGAACATTGTAATTATCATTACAGGGTCGATTGTAGGTATCGCTTATATTACGGAATTCTTTATCGCTTGGTATTCTGGAGTAGCTGCTGAACAATATGCCTTTATCAACCGTGCTTTTGGGCCATATTGGTGGGCTTACTGGTCAATGATGACTTGTAACGTAATTTCACCTCAACTTTTCTGGTTCAAGAAAATTAGAACCTCCATTGTCTTTACTTTTGCACTTTCATTGGTGGTAAACATCGGTATGTGGTTCGAACGATTTGTAATTATTGTAACCTCACTTCACAGGGACTTCTTGCCATCTTCATGGGCCATGTTCTACCCAACTTGGGCAGATGTTGGAGTTTACCTGTTCACCTTTGGTTTATTCTTTACCTTGTTCTTGTTATTTGCCAAGTTCTTCCCGGTAATCAACATGGCTGAGGTGAAATCAGTATTAAAGTCTTCATCTGAAAAAGTAAATAAATAATGGAAAGAGATACGAATTTTATCCTCGGTATTTATGATGATGAGGATGTGTTAAAAGACGCAGTAACCAAGGTGAGGCAGAGTGGCGTGAAGATTCACGAAGTATATACTCCTTATCCTGTTCACGGTCTTGAAGATGTGTTGGGATATAGAAGAAGTAGGTTGCCAATCGCTGCATTTTTGTTCGGGATGCTAGGTACTTGCCTTGCCTTGACCATGCAGTTGTTGATGATGGCTGTTGACTGGCCAATGATCATTGGTGGTAAAGATCACGCTCCGATTCCTGACTTTATCCCTGTAACCTTCG harbors:
- the nrfD gene encoding NrfD/PsrC family molybdoenzyme membrane anchor subunit, giving the protein MQVTSSVREPLVTGGKTYKDVTHDVARQVEGKPTIGWLLGLAVSIGVLLLGFIAVAATVWEGIGMWGLNKTVGWAWDITNFVWWVGIGHAGTLISAVLLLFRQKWRTSINRAAEAMTIFAVICAAMFPVLHMGRPWLGAYWALPLPNVFGSLWVNFNSPLLWDVFAISTYFSVSLVFWYIGLIPDFATIRDRATGIRKTIYGALSFGWDGAAKTWMRYESVSLILAGLATPLVLSVHTIVSFDFATSVIPGWHTTIFPPYFVAGAIFSGFAMVLTLMIITRKVFKLEDYITMVHIELMNIVIIITGSIVGIAYITEFFIAWYSGVAAEQYAFINRAFGPYWWAYWSMMTCNVISPQLFWFKKIRTSIVFTFALSLVVNIGMWFERFVIIVTSLHRDFLPSSWAMFYPTWADVGVYLFTFGLFFTLFLLFAKFFPVINMAEVKSVLKSSSEKVNK
- a CDS encoding DUF3341 domain-containing protein, with the protein product MERDTNFILGIYDDEDVLKDAVTKVRQSGVKIHEVYTPYPVHGLEDVLGYRRSRLPIAAFLFGMLGTCLALTMQLLMMAVDWPMIIGGKDHAPIPDFIPVTFELTVLLASFGMVGVFMISSNLKPWGQPRIFDLRSTDDKHVMAIDIANNASIEEAKIKEVLQSSGASEVNNKSFE